The following are encoded in a window of Phocoena phocoena chromosome 2, mPhoPho1.1, whole genome shotgun sequence genomic DNA:
- the TMEM121 gene encoding transmembrane protein 121 — protein sequence MVLPPPDRRHVCLTTLVIMGSMAVMDAYLVEQNQGPRKIGVCIIVLVGDVCFLLVLRYVAVWVGAEVRTAKRGYAMILWFLYIFVLEIKLYFIFQNYKAARRGAADPLARKALTLLLSVCVPGLFLLLVALDRMEYVRTFRKREDLRGRLFWVALDLLDLLDMQASLWEPPRSALPLWAEGLTFFYCYMLLLVLPCVALSEVSMQGEHIAPQRMMLYPVLSLATVNVVAALARAANMALFRDSRVSAIFVGKNVVALATKACTFLEYRRQVRDFPPPALALELQPPAPQRNSVPPHAPLHGQPGRPHGPSPTRDALDT from the coding sequence ATGGTGCTGCCGCCCCCGGACCGGCGCCACGTGTGCCTGACCACGCTGGTGATCATGGGCAGCATGGCGGTCATGGACGCGTACCTGGTGGAGCAGAACCAGGGCCCGCGCAAGATCGGCGTGTGCATCATCGTGTTGGTGGGCGACGTGTGCTTCCTGCTGGTGTTGCGCTACGTGGCCGTGTGGGTAGGCGCCGAGGTGCGCACGGCCAAGCGCGGCTACGCCATGATTCTCTGGTTCCTCTACATCTTCGTGCTGGAGATCAAGCTCTACTTCATCTTCCAGAACTACAaggcggcgcggcgcggcgcggccgACCCGCTGGCGCGCAAGGCGCTGACGCTGCTGCTGTCGGTGTGCGTGCCCGGCCTCTTCCTGCTGCTCGTGGCGCTAGACCGCATGGAGTACGTGCGCACCTTCCGGAAGCGCGAGGACCTGCGCGGCCGCCTCTTCTGGGTGGCGCTGGACCTGCTGGACCTGTTGGACATGCAGGCCAGCCTGTGGGAGCCGCCGCGCAGCGCGCTGCCGCTCTGGGCCGAGGGCCTCACCTTCTTCTACTGCTACATGCTGCTGCTGGTTCTGCCGTGCGTGGCGCTCAGCGAGGTCAGCATGCAGGGCGAGCACATCGCGCCGCAGCGCATGATGCTCTACCCGGTGCTCAGCCTCGCCACCGTCAACGTGGTGGCCGCGCTGGCGCGCGCCGCCAACATGGCGCTCTTCCGCGACAGCCGCGTCTCGGCCATCTTCGTGGGCAAGAACGTGGTGGCGCTCGCCACCAAGGCCTGCACCTTTCTGGAGTACCGCCGCCAGGTGCGCGACTTCCCACCACCCGCGCTGGCTCTGGAGCTGCAGCCCCCGGCCCCCCAGCGCAACTCGGTGCCGCCGCACGCGCCGCTGCACGGCCAGCCGGGCCGCCCCCACGGGCCCTCACCCACGCGAGACGCCCTGGACACGTGA